A genomic region of Photobacterium swingsii contains the following coding sequences:
- a CDS encoding ubiquinone biosynthesis accessory factor UbiJ: MPIDVFVTGVVETSLNTLLNDDAESQRRLARLRGKVISVTINEMGKTLYFVFSQQLDVLGAFEGEVDCQLALNLSVLPELRQQANLTQLIKADKLSLDGDIQLAQQFSSLLSGLKPDVEEKLSQYTGDVVAHTLVQGAKTGLSFVQRGIARRQRDLAEVITEEWKLAPQALEIAYFADQVDDVKTDVARLEARINQLLERC, from the coding sequence ATGCCAATTGATGTATTTGTTACTGGCGTGGTTGAAACCTCGCTCAATACACTCCTGAATGACGATGCGGAATCGCAGCGTCGCTTAGCCCGTTTACGTGGCAAAGTGATCAGTGTAACCATAAATGAAATGGGTAAAACACTGTACTTTGTCTTCAGTCAGCAGCTGGATGTATTGGGTGCGTTTGAAGGTGAGGTGGATTGCCAGCTCGCCTTAAATCTAAGTGTATTACCAGAATTGCGCCAACAGGCTAACCTGACGCAGCTGATCAAAGCTGACAAGTTATCACTGGACGGTGATATTCAGTTGGCGCAACAGTTTTCTTCTTTATTGAGTGGTTTAAAGCCTGATGTTGAAGAGAAGCTGTCTCAGTATACGGGTGACGTGGTCGCTCATACCTTGGTCCAAGGTGCCAAAACAGGGTTAAGCTTTGTCCAGCGTGGCATTGCCCGTCGACAGCGTGATTTAGCGGAAGTGATCACCGAAGAGTGGAAGCTGGCGCCGCAAGCGCTAGAAATCGCCTATTTTGCCGATCAAGTTGATGATGTAAAAACCGATGTTGCTCGTTTAGAAGCGCGCATTAACCAGCTGTTAGAGCGTTGCTAA
- the ubiE gene encoding bifunctional demethylmenaquinone methyltransferase/2-methoxy-6-polyprenyl-1,4-benzoquinol methylase UbiE, giving the protein MTDTTQDTTHFGFRTVAKEEKANMVAEVFHSVAAKYDIMNDMMSMGIHRVWKRFTIDCSGVRRGHRVLDLGGGTGDLTAKFSRIVGETGQVVLADINNSMLKVGRSKLRDSGIVGNVGYVQANAEELPFPDDYFDCITISFCLRNVTDKDKALRSMYRVLKPGGRLLVLEFSKPVLEPLSKVYDAYSFHLLPKMGEIIANDAESYRYLAESIRMHPNQETLEGMMQEAGFEQTNYYNLTGGIVALHRGYKF; this is encoded by the coding sequence ATGACGGACACCACACAAGATACAACCCACTTTGGCTTCCGCACTGTCGCCAAGGAAGAAAAAGCTAACATGGTCGCAGAGGTTTTCCACTCGGTAGCCGCAAAATACGACATCATGAACGATATGATGTCTATGGGTATCCACCGTGTTTGGAAACGCTTTACGATTGATTGCAGCGGCGTACGTCGTGGCCATCGTGTGCTAGACCTTGGTGGTGGTACTGGTGATTTAACCGCCAAATTCTCTCGCATTGTCGGTGAGACAGGTCAGGTTGTTTTGGCAGATATCAACAACTCAATGCTGAAAGTTGGACGTAGTAAGCTGCGTGACAGCGGCATTGTGGGTAACGTGGGTTATGTTCAAGCGAACGCAGAAGAGCTGCCATTTCCTGATGACTACTTTGATTGCATCACAATCAGCTTCTGCCTACGTAATGTAACCGACAAAGATAAAGCGTTACGCTCTATGTATCGCGTACTGAAGCCGGGCGGCCGTTTACTGGTATTGGAATTTTCTAAACCTGTGCTAGAGCCGCTATCAAAAGTTTATGATGCATACTCTTTCCACTTGTTGCCGAAAATGGGTGAAATTATTGCGAACGATGCTGAAAGTTACCGTTACCTCGCGGAATCAATTCGCATGCACCCGAACCAAGAAACCTTGGAAGGTATGATGCAAGAAGCCGGTTTTGAGCAAACAAATTACTATAACCTTACGGGTGGTATTGTTGCACTTCACCGTGGTTACAAGTTCTGA
- a CDS encoding LysR substrate-binding domain-containing protein: protein MSFTKLSRLDLNLLVCLHVLMEECSVTQAAKRLNLSQSAVSKSLTRLREQFDDPLFVRSAHGLVPTPRVRALQPCLEQLLRDIEHITAPPEFSPATSDRHFRMALVESAYPLFLPQFLGDIFSEGPNIILDTQAWEPNTFDKLHSGEIDFGITGKDLNPKDAMLTLMPPKGIIFQELCRDTQRCIVRKGHPVLNQKWDQDNYLRQRHIQVRCGRDDRWLLDYKLAELGLNRDIAMYVPDFNSAASLCTHTDLVFTAPSHFANHIAAQLNLVVLPLPCKLPAMAYTLFWHQHQESDPGHAWLKNLIISRCRGIAANS, encoded by the coding sequence GTGTCATTTACCAAATTATCACGCCTCGATTTAAACCTATTGGTTTGCCTACATGTTCTCATGGAAGAGTGTAGCGTGACGCAAGCCGCCAAGCGGTTGAACTTGAGCCAATCCGCCGTCAGCAAAAGCTTAACGCGATTACGTGAGCAATTTGATGACCCTCTTTTTGTGCGTAGCGCCCACGGTTTAGTACCGACTCCCCGGGTACGTGCTCTGCAACCTTGCTTAGAGCAGTTACTGCGCGATATTGAACACATAACAGCACCGCCTGAATTTAGCCCTGCCACCAGCGATCGTCACTTTCGCATGGCATTGGTTGAAAGTGCCTACCCGCTATTTTTACCGCAGTTTTTGGGGGATATTTTCAGCGAAGGGCCAAACATTATTTTGGATACCCAAGCTTGGGAGCCCAACACGTTCGATAAGCTGCACAGCGGTGAAATCGACTTTGGCATCACAGGCAAAGATCTTAACCCTAAAGATGCCATGCTGACACTCATGCCTCCCAAAGGAATTATCTTTCAAGAACTTTGCCGTGACACACAACGCTGCATTGTTCGTAAAGGTCACCCGGTGCTGAATCAAAAGTGGGACCAGGATAATTATTTACGCCAACGTCATATTCAGGTGCGCTGTGGCCGTGATGATCGTTGGTTACTCGACTATAAGCTGGCAGAGCTTGGACTCAACCGTGATATTGCCATGTACGTTCCAGACTTTAATAGCGCCGCGAGTTTATGTACCCATACCGACTTGGTGTTTACCGCCCCGAGCCACTTTGCAAACCACATTGCCGCCCAGCTGAACTTGGTGGTCTTGCCTCTGCCTTGCAAACTTCCTGCCATGGCATACACCCTTTTTTGGCATCAACACCAAGAAAGCGATCCAGGCCATGCTTGGCTCAAAAATTTGATCATCAGCCGTTGCCGCGGAATTGCAGCCAACAGTTAA
- a CDS encoding DMT family transporter, which translates to MNERYALGYGMAAVLLWSTVATAFKITLDYFTPIQMVVAASVVSAAALTGIAYWQGKLHLLGRTFAARPFYYLCLGLINPFAYYVVLFKAYELLPASQAQPLNYSWAITLTLMAAVFLGQKIRKQDWAACALGYLGVIVIATKGDVLALQFESPTGVALALLSTLLWAMYWILNTKNQADPVLGVLLGFLVSLPLSISLSLYSGEWPSIPWQGWLAVSYVGLFEMGITFVLWISALKLTQNTAKISNLIFISPFISLMLLATIIGEEIHPSTLVGLVLIVCGLVIQQIKGKSTQKSMADNT; encoded by the coding sequence ATGAACGAACGTTATGCCCTCGGCTATGGCATGGCCGCGGTGTTGCTCTGGTCAACAGTGGCAACGGCTTTTAAAATCACTCTCGATTATTTTACCCCTATTCAGATGGTGGTTGCTGCCAGTGTGGTCTCAGCGGCTGCCCTCACAGGCATCGCTTACTGGCAAGGTAAGCTGCACTTACTAGGGCGAACTTTCGCTGCCCGCCCCTTCTATTATTTATGCTTAGGTTTAATCAACCCCTTTGCTTACTATGTAGTGTTATTTAAAGCCTACGAACTGCTCCCCGCATCACAAGCTCAACCCCTCAATTACAGCTGGGCGATCACGCTGACCTTGATGGCCGCCGTTTTTCTGGGACAAAAGATCCGTAAGCAAGACTGGGCAGCCTGTGCCCTTGGGTATTTAGGTGTCATCGTGATAGCCACTAAAGGGGACGTACTGGCATTACAGTTTGAGAGCCCAACAGGAGTGGCGTTGGCCTTATTATCAACACTGCTCTGGGCGATGTATTGGATCCTCAATACCAAAAACCAAGCCGATCCTGTACTCGGTGTGTTACTTGGCTTTTTAGTCTCACTGCCACTTTCCATCAGTCTCAGCCTCTACAGTGGCGAATGGCCGTCCATCCCATGGCAGGGGTGGCTCGCGGTAAGCTATGTCGGTTTATTTGAGATGGGGATTACATTTGTACTTTGGATCAGTGCGCTAAAACTCACTCAAAACACCGCCAAGATCAGTAATCTGATTTTCATTTCACCCTTTATTTCACTGATGCTATTAGCGACTATCATTGGCGAGGAAATCCACCCATCAACCTTAGTGGGTTTAGTTTTGATTGTGTGCGGCTTAGTGATTCAGCAGATAAAAGGGAAAAGCACTCAAAAATCGATGGCTGACAACACCTAA
- a CDS encoding multidrug effflux MFS transporter, whose protein sequence is MKPESTAAGTRLVALMVVLVLFSPLAIDLYLPALPAMAETFAVDTTRVQDTVTLFMFSLGLGQLLAGPLADRYGRRPIALGGITLYAVSSAMAYMAQSLDLLLFARLAQGFGACATSVAAFAAVRDSFGPERSGRMISYLNGAICFIPALAPLMGAWLTHEFGWRSNFSFMVGFALVAGSLIAVGFKETRPAETNTAGSLISFERYMSVLREPVFLFHAILCMLAMAVILAYVTSAPVWLMMNMGLDMGQFTYWFGLNAVLNIAACMAAPKFMDRFGSRQTLNTGLVMLVISGATMLAFSGLFEAWAFMVPIFMSSIGFAFVLGSAAGKALAPFGDRAGTAAALLGLFQMSGAGLMVSLMQRLDLTPPVLMTLQMWLVVPGLLILWSKIGRKWHAPCAA, encoded by the coding sequence ATGAAACCAGAATCAACTGCGGCAGGCACACGCCTTGTAGCCCTGATGGTGGTATTGGTGCTATTTAGCCCATTAGCCATCGACCTTTATTTACCTGCTTTGCCAGCTATGGCAGAGACGTTTGCGGTTGATACCACCCGTGTCCAAGACACAGTGACACTCTTTATGTTTAGTCTTGGCCTTGGCCAGCTATTGGCCGGACCATTAGCGGATCGCTACGGTCGCCGCCCGATCGCCCTTGGAGGCATTACTCTCTATGCCGTAAGTTCAGCAATGGCTTACATGGCGCAATCGCTTGATCTCTTATTGTTTGCCCGCTTAGCCCAAGGCTTTGGTGCCTGTGCAACATCGGTTGCTGCGTTTGCCGCAGTACGGGATAGTTTTGGCCCTGAACGTAGTGGTCGCATGATCAGTTACCTCAATGGTGCGATTTGCTTTATTCCTGCACTGGCACCGTTAATGGGCGCATGGTTAACCCATGAATTTGGCTGGCGTTCAAACTTTAGCTTTATGGTGGGTTTTGCCTTGGTGGCTGGTAGCTTGATTGCGGTGGGCTTTAAAGAAACCCGCCCAGCAGAAACCAATACCGCGGGTTCTTTGATCAGCTTTGAGCGCTACATGTCAGTATTGCGTGAGCCTGTATTCTTATTCCATGCCATTTTGTGCATGCTCGCGATGGCGGTGATTTTGGCATATGTCACATCAGCACCGGTATGGCTAATGATGAATATGGGTTTAGACATGGGTCAGTTTACTTACTGGTTTGGTCTTAATGCGGTATTGAATATTGCGGCATGCATGGCTGCGCCTAAATTTATGGATCGCTTTGGTTCTCGCCAAACCCTGAATACTGGCCTGGTAATGCTGGTGATTTCTGGTGCGACCATGCTTGCATTTAGCGGGTTATTTGAAGCGTGGGCGTTTATGGTGCCGATCTTTATGTCGTCAATCGGCTTTGCCTTTGTACTGGGTTCGGCGGCAGGTAAAGCCCTTGCCCCATTTGGCGACCGTGCAGGGACAGCTGCTGCATTATTGGGCTTATTCCAAATGAGTGGGGCTGGTTTGATGGTGAGTTTGATGCAACGTTTAGACTTAACCCCGCCAGTCCTGATGACGCTACAGATGTGGCTGGTGGTACCAGGTTTACTGATTTTATGGTCTAAGATAGGCCGAAAATGGCACGCTCCTTGTGCTGCTTAA
- the rmuC gene encoding DNA recombination protein RmuC, with translation MTEWLSGDLLFAVAAATGATLASVVTALWLNGKHKQQIALWQQQRAADLRLAETREQQIQQQLDERSQELDETDVDRDRLSHELRQMHARLAAALEKMRHFEALKNEKQYLTEQLENARGANAGLEGDLREQEARHFEEQKAAEEKIALLENAEERLRIQFESLANRMFEQKTRTVDEQNKQSLESILYPLRAQLEGFKKQVNDSFSAEARERHTLVHEINNLKQLNEQMAQEAVNLTQALKGDNKAQGNWGEVVLARVLNESGLREGHEYQTQISLENEDGKRYQPDVVVHLPQDKDVVIDAKMSLVAYERYFNAETIAERELAMSEHTASIRSHIRGLSRKDYHQLHGVHSLDYVLMFIPVEPAFQAAIEADPSLIRDAMDQNIMLVSPTTLLVALRTINNLWRNERQNHNAKEIAERASKLYDKLRLFVTDMEGVGASLDKANQSYQGAMNKLSTGRGNVIRQAESFKSLGVEVKRDINPVLAEKAQPLDDSHVQRDSASTQQNETLAPAPRALL, from the coding sequence ATGACGGAGTGGCTTAGCGGCGACTTACTATTCGCGGTTGCTGCCGCAACAGGGGCAACATTAGCCAGCGTTGTCACAGCACTGTGGTTGAATGGTAAACACAAACAGCAAATTGCACTGTGGCAACAGCAGCGTGCGGCTGATCTGCGTTTAGCCGAGACCCGTGAACAGCAAATTCAACAACAATTGGATGAACGTAGCCAAGAGCTGGATGAAACGGATGTCGATCGCGACCGTTTAAGTCATGAGTTACGCCAGATGCATGCCCGCTTGGCGGCGGCATTGGAAAAAATGCGTCATTTCGAGGCGCTTAAAAATGAAAAGCAGTACCTGACTGAGCAACTCGAAAACGCCCGTGGTGCAAATGCGGGGCTAGAAGGGGATTTACGCGAGCAAGAAGCCCGTCATTTTGAAGAGCAAAAAGCCGCGGAAGAGAAAATAGCCTTACTGGAAAATGCTGAAGAGCGACTGCGTATTCAGTTCGAAAGCCTGGCCAACCGAATGTTTGAACAAAAGACGCGTACGGTTGATGAACAAAACAAACAAAGCCTCGAAAGCATTCTTTATCCACTACGAGCTCAATTGGAAGGCTTTAAAAAGCAGGTTAACGACAGTTTTAGTGCTGAAGCGCGTGAGCGTCATACCCTAGTACACGAGATTAATAACCTTAAGCAATTGAACGAACAGATGGCGCAAGAGGCTGTTAATTTAACCCAAGCGCTAAAAGGCGACAATAAAGCGCAAGGTAACTGGGGGGAAGTCGTGCTGGCGCGAGTTTTGAACGAGTCAGGTTTACGTGAAGGGCATGAATACCAAACTCAGATCAGCCTCGAAAATGAAGACGGCAAGCGTTATCAGCCTGATGTGGTGGTGCATTTGCCGCAAGATAAAGACGTAGTCATTGATGCTAAAATGTCGCTGGTGGCCTACGAGCGTTACTTTAATGCTGAAACCATCGCTGAACGTGAATTGGCGATGAGTGAGCATACTGCCTCGATTCGTAGCCATATTCGAGGATTAAGCCGGAAGGATTACCACCAATTGCATGGCGTCCATAGTTTGGATTATGTCTTGATGTTCATTCCGGTGGAGCCCGCTTTTCAAGCCGCGATTGAAGCTGACCCATCACTGATCCGCGATGCCATGGATCAAAATATCATGCTCGTCAGTCCAACTACCCTCTTGGTGGCATTGCGCACTATCAACAACTTATGGCGTAATGAACGCCAAAATCATAATGCCAAAGAAATCGCTGAGCGTGCCAGTAAACTGTACGACAAGTTACGTTTATTTGTCACCGATATGGAAGGGGTTGGCGCGTCATTGGATAAAGCCAATCAGAGCTACCAAGGCGCAATGAATAAGCTGTCCACAGGGCGTGGTAATGTGATCCGTCAGGCTGAAAGCTTTAAATCTTTGGGTGTGGAAGTGAAGCGCGATATTAATCCAGTGCTTGCTGAAAAAGCACAGCCGTTAGATGATAGTCATGTTCAGCGGGATTCTGCTAGTACTCAGCAAAACGAGACCCTTGCACCCGCACCACGCGCATTGTTGTAA
- a CDS encoding aminopeptidase P family protein has product MQAVISQRVEQIRQWLAENQYDALLIPHEDEYLGEYIPAHNERLHWATGFTGSAGMAVITQDKAAVFVDGRYVVQVRKQVPGDVFEYRHLIDEPPISWAQENLTAGSKVAVDARLHSSAWLARTCENVADKLNVISIDTNPIDTLWHDRPAPTLSNAKLMGLDFVGQSSADKRALIAAELKKQEAEAALLTQLDSIAWLLNVRGSDVPSLPILLSTAIIHADASVDFYIDPSRLPEDFAAHVGEGVRVEAPEALEAGLQALTARKVLVDPATSNAWASQVLLASGAELIDAADPCLLPKAAKNPTEIAGMKACHIRDGVAITKFLAWVDRQVAAGNLLDEGTLSDRLWQFRIEDSSCTDVSFDTISAAGGNAAMCHYNHQNQPQPSVLEMDNVYLVDSGGQYPDGTTDITRTIAIGQPSDEVKTAFTLVLKGHIALASARFPKGTTGSQLDALARQHLWAHGFDYDHGTGHGVGHFLSVHEGPQRIAKVHNPTALLAGMVLSNEPGYYRADAFGIRIENLELVVEVPTQGDMTVLGFESLTRAPIDQRLIDISLMNDVELAWLNKYHQTVLDVLRPSFEGEDLAWLEQATKPLNR; this is encoded by the coding sequence ATGCAAGCAGTTATCTCACAACGTGTGGAGCAGATCCGTCAGTGGCTGGCTGAAAACCAGTATGACGCCTTGCTTATTCCTCATGAAGACGAATACCTCGGTGAATACATTCCCGCTCATAATGAACGCCTACATTGGGCGACGGGCTTTACAGGTTCAGCAGGGATGGCGGTGATCACCCAAGACAAAGCCGCGGTATTTGTAGATGGTCGCTACGTGGTTCAGGTACGCAAACAAGTACCGGGCGATGTATTTGAATATCGTCACCTGATCGACGAGCCGCCGATCTCATGGGCACAAGAGAACTTAACTGCTGGCAGTAAAGTCGCGGTTGATGCCCGCTTGCACAGCTCAGCATGGTTAGCACGTACCTGCGAAAATGTTGCTGATAAACTGAATGTAATCAGTATCGATACTAACCCTATCGATACCCTGTGGCACGATCGCCCAGCACCAACGCTTTCTAATGCGAAACTGATGGGATTAGACTTTGTCGGCCAATCAAGCGCAGACAAGCGTGCACTGATTGCTGCTGAGTTGAAAAAACAAGAGGCGGAAGCTGCCCTACTCACCCAACTCGATAGCATCGCTTGGCTACTGAATGTTCGTGGTAGCGACGTACCTAGCCTACCAATCTTGCTATCAACGGCGATTATCCATGCCGATGCGAGTGTCGACTTCTACATTGACCCGAGCCGCTTACCAGAAGACTTTGCCGCCCATGTCGGCGAAGGCGTACGTGTTGAAGCACCAGAAGCACTGGAAGCAGGCTTGCAAGCTCTCACTGCACGTAAGGTATTGGTCGATCCAGCCACCAGCAATGCATGGGCGAGCCAAGTACTACTGGCATCAGGCGCTGAATTGATAGATGCCGCAGACCCTTGCTTATTACCCAAAGCAGCAAAAAACCCAACTGAAATAGCGGGCATGAAAGCCTGTCATATCCGCGATGGCGTAGCGATCACTAAATTCCTCGCTTGGGTTGACCGTCAAGTTGCAGCTGGCAACCTGCTTGATGAAGGCACATTGTCAGATCGTTTATGGCAATTCCGCATTGAAGACAGTAGCTGTACCGATGTTAGCTTTGATACCATTTCTGCCGCTGGCGGTAACGCGGCGATGTGTCACTACAACCACCAGAACCAACCGCAACCAAGCGTTTTGGAAATGGACAATGTGTACTTGGTGGATTCAGGCGGCCAATACCCAGACGGCACGACCGATATCACCCGCACCATAGCGATTGGCCAGCCAAGCGATGAAGTCAAAACCGCGTTTACCTTGGTATTAAAAGGCCATATTGCACTCGCGTCAGCACGCTTCCCGAAAGGCACAACGGGCTCCCAATTGGATGCGCTGGCACGCCAACACCTATGGGCACATGGCTTCGATTATGACCACGGTACGGGCCATGGTGTCGGCCACTTCTTGAGTGTTCACGAAGGACCGCAGCGTATCGCAAAAGTGCACAACCCAACCGCCCTACTTGCCGGTATGGTGTTATCCAACGAACCTGGTTACTACCGCGCCGATGCTTTTGGTATTCGCATCGAAAACCTTGAGCTGGTCGTTGAAGTACCAACCCAAGGCGACATGACAGTCCTTGGGTTTGAGTCACTGACCCGCGCCCCTATCGATCAGCGCTTAATTGATATCAGCCTAATGAATGATGTGGAACTTGCTTGGCTAAACAAGTATCACCAAACGGTATTGGATGTATTACGCCCATCGTTCGAGGGTGAAGATTTAGCCTGGCTTGAGCAAGCAACAAAACCACTCAACCGCTAA